The Phalacrocorax carbo chromosome 2, bPhaCar2.1, whole genome shotgun sequence region AGATGAGGGAATGTATCCTTTGGAAGGATCACGTAGTTACTGTCTGGATAGTTCCTCACCCATGGAAGTTTCAACAGTTTCTTCTCAAGTCGGGGGAAATGCTTTCCATGAAGACGAGAGCCAAGGGGATCAGGATGTAGTCGTTGCACCAGATATCTTTGTGGACCAGACGGTGAATGGCTTGTTGATTGGTACCACAGGAGTCATGTTGCAAAGCCCAAGAGTTAATCACAGCGATGTCCCTCCACTCTCACCTTTGCTACCTCCAATGCAGAATAATCAAATCCAAAGGAACTTCAGTGGATTGAATGGCACAGATGCCCACGTGGCTGAAAGTATGCGCTGCCATTTGAATTTTGATCCTAACACTGCCCCTGGAGTTGGAAGAGTTTATGATTCTGTGCAGAACAGTGGTCCTATGGTTGTGACAAGTCTcacagaagaactgaaaaaactTGCAAAACAAGGATGGTACTGGGGCCCCATTACACGttgggaggcagagggaaaattaGCTAATGTGCCTGACGGCTCGTTTCTCGTTCGAGATAGTTCTGACGATCGTTACCTTTTAAGTTTGAGTTTTCGTTCCCATGGAAAAACTCTTCATACTAGAATTGAACACTCAAATGGTAGGTTTAGCTTTTACGAACAACCAGATGTGGAGGGACATACATCTATAGTTGACTTAATTGAACATTCAATCAGGGACTCTGAAAATGGAGCTTTCTGCTATTCCAGATCCCGACTGCCTGGATCTGCAACTTACCCGGTGAGACTGACAAATCCAGTATCTCGGTTTATGCAGGTGCGTTCTTTACAATACCTGTGTCGTTTTGTAATACGTCAATACACCAGAATAGACCTGATTCAGAAACTGCCTTTGCCAAACAAAATGAAGGATTATTTACAGGAAAAGCACTACTGAAAGCTTATGGGAATCTTGCATCTTGCACTTtgggaacaacaacaacaaaaagagattGAATTACCGTTTACAGACTTTCATTATTATCAAAATCTTTTGCtgccataaaaatatttcatttttgtgtgtAAAAGTAATGCATTTGGAtttatgtttgttttgggtttttttgtgtattttggggggcttttttgttttttgtctttttttttttttgaaagaatgatctcaagtttatttttagaagtgtGAAATAGCTATCTTTCATCAATGTGCAGATTAATCACAATGTGAATGATCaaattttccttaatttccCCCAAGTCCTTTGCTGCTATCCACTGTGATTTTTATGCATTGAAAGCACATTTCATGTGTATTCAACCATAAGTAAAAGTCAAATGAAACTTGttgaatggattttttttttttccctttaaaatagcctgtttaaaagaaaaaacgaTCGTGGATAAAAAACATCGGTATTCTAAATCACAGAATTTATGTCTGTGTTAAAAACTATTTCCTAGTATCTTAAATATAAATTTCTGTAGAGATATGCCCTAATGTAGAACTTAGACAGAGCTGTGTGATAAGAACATGGTTATGCAGCATATCTTTGGGAAAAAACCACCTTTCTCCTAAGCCTTTTATTGTCTGTACACTATTTTGTGTTTGAGAAGGTTGGTTCAGTTTTCTTCTTGTCTCAGTATTTTGTCCTTCTAAAAatggcctttaaaaaaaagtctgtgaaaGTTGATGTGTAGTACCTCTAAGGAAATTACGGTATTGGGGCCTTGTCAAATATTACCTTTTAAAATCATGCCATCAGTTAAATACATTAACACCCACCAGGTCCCCACCTCCTGCCCTTTTCCCTCCTACCTCCTcttggggtggggatgggggggcatGGAATTCCCTGGATTTGTAAAGGAAGACTCTAGGAATTGTTATGGGAGCAAAAATTGATAAGCCATTTGAGGGATGGGTTAAAACTTCTGATAGGATGATTTCTATAATATATATTCAAGCTACTTGAAATTTTATAATTGTCTGCATTTTTCTCACTTCAGAAATGCAGTAATACACTAATGTCCTTTggattattttccccttttttttttggatatcctttgggaaggaagaaacaggACTGATAACATTTTGGATGGAAGATGCTTAAAATGGAGCCCTGTTCTCATAGCCATTAAAATTACGGGGAAAAGAGGTTTGGATATACACTGACCACAgaaaatttttcagtttactGTCATGAAATATGTTTTGACATATGAAATATTGAATCAGTTAACTAAATGATTATGATATCTGTCAAAGATTCTGGCATTTGAAAAGCTCACAGTTATTCTAACATTCTGTAGGGAAAACAAG contains the following coding sequences:
- the SOCS6 gene encoding suppressor of cytokine signaling 6; translation: MKKISLKTIRKSFNLNKSKDESDFVVVQQPSLSEFGKDDSLFGSCYGKDLASCEVNSEDEKGGKNRSKSESLMGTLKRRLSAKQKQKGKGSTPSVSSADDDTFSSSSAPITFKDVRAQRPLRSTSLRNHHYSPTPWPLRPTNSEETCIKMEVKVKALVHSSNPSPALNGVRKDFHDLQPDNVFQEQNNALKNTESQNGDLHLHIDEHVPVVIGLMPQDYIQYTVPLDEGMYPLEGSRSYCLDSSSPMEVSTVSSQVGGNAFHEDESQGDQDVVVAPDIFVDQTVNGLLIGTTGVMLQSPRVNHSDVPPLSPLLPPMQNNQIQRNFSGLNGTDAHVAESMRCHLNFDPNTAPGVGRVYDSVQNSGPMVVTSLTEELKKLAKQGWYWGPITRWEAEGKLANVPDGSFLVRDSSDDRYLLSLSFRSHGKTLHTRIEHSNGRFSFYEQPDVEGHTSIVDLIEHSIRDSENGAFCYSRSRLPGSATYPVRLTNPVSRFMQVRSLQYLCRFVIRQYTRIDLIQKLPLPNKMKDYLQEKHY